Proteins encoded in a region of the Anopheles aquasalis chromosome 2, idAnoAquaMG_Q_19, whole genome shotgun sequence genome:
- the LOC126570471 gene encoding UNC93-like protein MFSD11 produces MVEHNFVNVFMLGFGFMLIFTSFQTLGNIEQTIIDSIKKDEPSFTGDGYTSLAIIYAALSLSNWVTPSVLSAIGPRLAMIIGAVTYCLFMACFFVPHVALLYLFSVVLGAGAALIWTGQGTYLSQCSNNETISRNSGVFWAMLQMSMFFGNLLVFFTFQGKTHIDVETRTIVFSVLVAVGILGTVMLSCLRRPIADQDAATELTAPATPKQAFVDAIQLFKTKRMILLSITFVYTGLSLSFFSGVYGSSVGFTTAIGTSAKQLVGLNGVFIGIGEVVGGVAFGLLGTRITTRYGRDPVVIVGGVLHLISYFLVFINLPNVAPFGNTDEVSYINPPSAIVAMLCSLLLGFGDACFNTQCYSMLGGVFKNQPAEAFAIFKFTQSIAAAASFVYSSHFGLHVQLLILVVLTIIGTTTFCLVEFSVKKERVEVEKKYEE; encoded by the exons ATGGTGGAACATAATTTTGTCAACGTGTTCATGCTGGGCTTCGGTTTTATGCTGATTTTCACCTCCTTTCAAACGCTAGGCAACATCGAG CAAACCATCATCGACAGTATCAAGAAGGACGAACCCTCATTCACTGGAGATGGCTATACGAGCCTGGCTATCATCTATGCTGCACTATCTTTATCAAACTGGGTTACACCGTCCGTACTCTCGGCAATTGGGCCACGATTAGCCATGATTATCGGCGCCGTCACATATTG CTTATTTATGGCATGCTTCTTCGTACCACACGTGGCACTGCTGTACCTGTTCAGTGTTGTGCTTGGTGCTGGCGCAGCTCTCATCTGGACCGGCCAAGGCACATATCTATCGcaatgcagcaacaacgaaaCCATCTCCAGAAACTCTGGAGTGTTCTGGGCTATGCTTCAAATGAg TATGTTTTTCGGCAatttgttggtgtttttcaCGTTCCAAGGCAAAACGCATATCGACGTGGAAACGCGCACGATCGTTTTCTCGGTCCTGGTCGCAGTAGGCATCCTGGGTACGGTTATGCTCTCCTGCCTCAGGCGTCCTATCGCCGACCAAGATGCGGCCACGGAACTAACAGCACCTGCCACACCAAAACAAGCATTCGTTGATGCGATACAGTTGTTCAAGACGAAGCGGATGATACTGCTCAGTATTACTTTCGTGTACACTG GCCTTTCCCTGTCGTTCTTCAGTGGCGTTTATGGGTCGAGTGTTGGTTTTACCACTGCCATTGGCACGTCGGCAAAGCAATTGGTTGGCCTGAACGGTGTATTCATCGGAATCGGTGAAGTTGTCGGTGGCGTTGCGTTCGGGTTGCTCGGTACCAGAATCACTACTAGATACGGGCGCGATCCGGTCGTGATAGTCGGAGGAGTGTTGCATTTGATTTCCTACTTCCTCGTGTTCATCAACCTGCCCAACGTGGCTCCTTTTGGCAATACGGACGAAGTGTCGTATATCAATCCACCAAGCGCCATTGTGGCAATgctctgctcgctgctgctagGGTTCGGTGATGCTTGCTTCAACACGCAGTGTTACTCCATGCTGGGCGGAGTATTCAAGAACCAACCGGCTGAAGCCTTCGCAATCTTCAAGTTCACACAG TCGATCGCTGCTGCGGCCAGCTTTGTGTATTCCTCGCATTTCGGGCTCCACGTTCAGTTGCTCATTTTGGTGGTCTTAACTATCATCGGAACTACAACGTTCTGTCTCGTGGAGTTCTCTGTGAAGAAGGAGCGTGTGGAGGTTGAGAAAAAATATGAAGAATAG
- the LOC126570465 gene encoding zinc finger protein 235-like, with amino-acid sequence MASRSTVVCRLCAQERASVKILFEKKNAPLLGMFQQCTGLPISKYDELPQAVCESCEQDLHTLHSFFIRCRQKRPSAGMGQTDPSNLDNKEPDQAPGRTGTAAKTNEQESRIEERPFVCEFCNKRFKAWMGLQEHYITHTEDRPFACPICDRRFKSSKHYKRHYVIHSDDRRFGCNVCNKMFKTSSERISHAKTHSEERPFACEICGKTFKTAKIRKIHYTMHSNERPFACELCDKRFKTSSNLSSHSLSHNKERRFKCELCGKQFHSSFRLKDHISTHSDDRSFACEFCEKRFKTCKQRKIHYATHSDDRSFVCDICNKRFKTSSTLATHYALHTDDRVYKCDTCGKTFKQNKNLKRHIATLHEDAASTL; translated from the exons ATGGCGTCAAGGTCAACGGTAGTTTGTCGATTGTGTGCCCAGGAGCGCGCTAGTGTGAAGATATTgttcgaaaagaaaaatgcacCGCTACTAGGAATGTTCCAACAATGCACAGGGTTACCG ATTTCAAAGTACGATGAACTGCCACAGGCCGTGTGTGAATCATGCGAACAGGACCTACACACCTTGCACTCCTTCTTTATACGATGTCGTCAAAAAAGGCCCTCCGCAGGAATGGGGCAGACAGACCCGAGCAATCTGGATAACAAAGAGCCCGACCAGGCCCCAGGGCGCACAGGAACAGCTGCTAAAACAAATGAACAAGAATCGCGAATCGAGGAGCGACCATTCGTTTGTGAGTTCTGCAACAAACGCTTTAAGGCCTGGATGGGGCTACAGGAACATTACATTACCCACACCGAAGATCGGCCCTTTGCGTGCCCGATTTGTGATCGACGATTTAAATCTTCCAAACACTACAAACGCCACTACGTCATACATTCCGATGATCGCCGGTTTGGGTGCAACGTTTGCAATAAGATGTTTAAAACATCGTCCGAACGGATTTCCCACGCCAAAACACACAGCGAGGAGCGCCCGTTTGCTTGCGAAATTTGTGGCAAAACGTTTAAGACCGCCAAAATACGCAAGATCCACTACACCATGCACAGCAATGAGCGTCCGTTTGCGTGTGAGCTGTGCGATAAACGATTCAAAACGTCCAGCAACCTTTCCTCACACTCGCTATCACACAACAAAGAAAGGCGCTTCAAGTGCGAACTTTGCGGCAAACAGTTTCATTCCTCGTTCCGGCTTAAGGATCACATTTCAACGCATTCCGATGACCGATCCTTTGCTTGTGAGTTTTGTGAGAAACGGTTCAAAACGTGCAAGCAGCGCAAAATCCACTACGCAACGCACAGCGATGACCGGTCGTTCGTGTGCGACATATGTAACAAACGGTTTAAAACCTCCAGCACGCTGGCTACGCATTACGCCCTGCACACGGACGACCGGGTGTACAAATGCGATACCTGTGGAAAGACAttcaaacagaacaaaaatttaaaacgccatattgCGACTCTACATGAGGATGCAGCTAGTACATTGTAA